The genomic interval ACGTGCTCGTCAATAATGCGGGCATTCAGCAGCACATCAACGTGCGGCGCGCGTCGGAGCCCTGGGAGCACTATGAGCGCGAGATCGCCATCAACTTTGATGCCCCCGTGCATCTGACCTTGGCCGCGTTGCCGCACTTGCTCGAGCGACCTCGTGCGGCCGTTGTCAACGTGACGTCGGGCCTCGCGCTGGCACCTGCGGCGTGGGCGCCGGTGTACAGCGCCACGAAAGCGGCCCTGCGGTCGTTTACCCAGTCGCTTCGCCTGCAGCTTCAGGGCGCGTCCGTGGAGGTCGTCGAAATTGTCCCGCCTGCGGTCAACACGGATCTCGGCGGGCCGGGCCTTCACACCTTCGGCGTGCCGGTCGACGACTTCGCAGACGCCGTGTTCGAGAAACTGGAGGCAGGCGCCAAGGAGATTGGCTACGGAGACGCGGAGCGCAGGCTCTCCCTCGTGCCTCAGGAACTGCGAAACGCAGCGGAACAGATGTGGGCCGGCTTTCGGTCGAGAAATTCGAACTTCTGACGCGCGCTCAGACGGTGTCCCCCTCCTCGGCGGCGATTCGCTTGCTCCAATCGGCGAGGTCCTCGGCGGACGCCGGGCGCGCCTTCCAAAACCCCTGCATCTCATCGCATCCGGTGCGCGCGAGCAGCATCTCCTGCTCCCGCCGCTCCACCCCTTCCGCGATGGCGCGCATGCCGAGATCGTGCGCGAGGCGGACCACGCCGGCCATCAGGCGTTCCTGGCGCTCGCC from Alicyclobacillus acidocaldarius subsp. acidocaldarius DSM 446 carries:
- a CDS encoding SDR family oxidoreductase — translated: MEWNGNTILVTGGSNGIGLALAARFLARGNRVVICGRRQEKLDEAKAVYPDLITVRCDVMRPEERLRLLAYMNETYPDWNVLVNNAGIQQHINVRRASEPWEHYEREIAINFDAPVHLTLAALPHLLERPRAAVVNVTSGLALAPAAWAPVYSATKAALRSFTQSLRLQLQGASVEVVEIVPPAVNTDLGGPGLHTFGVPVDDFADAVFEKLEAGAKEIGYGDAERRLSLVPQELRNAAEQMWAGFRSRNSNF